The genomic window TTTCTAATATATGTATAGAAGGGATATTTTCTCATTTTTCTACTGCTGATGAAAAGGATAAGGAATATACTTATAGTCAACTACAAAAATTTAATGAGTTTTATAAGTTGTTACAAGACAAAGGAATGAATATAAAGATGAGGCATATAGCCAATAGTGCATCTATAATAGATTTACCAGAGGCTCATTTTGAAGCTGTAAGGCCAGGAATAATTTTGTATGGATATTATCCTTCAGAAGAAGTTAATAAAGAAAAAATAAACTTAAAACCTGTTATGGAACTTAAAGCTAATATAGCCCACATAAAAAGTATAGCACCAGGGCAATATATAAGCTATGGAAGAAGATTTAAAAGTGAGAGAGAAAGTGTAATAGCTACTTTGCCAGTAGGATATGCAGATGGATATGCAAGAGCATTATTTAATAAAGGAAAAGTAATATTACATGGTGAGTTTGCAGGAGTTATTGGAAGTATATGTATGGATCAATGTATGATAGATATTACAGATATATCTTCACAAGTTAAAGTTGGAGATGAAGTTATATTAATGGGAAGATCTGATAAAATTAAATTTGATGCTGATGACCTTGCTAAAGCTTTAGAAACAATCAATTATGAAGTTATTTGTGCCATAAGTAAGAGAGTGCCTAGAGTATATGTAAAAAATGGAGAAGTTATTAAGATAAGGAATTATGTATAAGTTGTTTTTATATTAAATAAATAATAAAAATATCAACAGTAATTTAAGAGGTATTACAATAATTTTAAGGAATTTAGTATTAATGGTTAAAATTACATAAGGGGAATTTCGTTAAAAACAGTATTTTTCTTTGACAATTTGACAAACATTAAACTATAATTAATGATATATACATATGTGCTTTATGATAAATTAGGAGGTATTAATGGCTATATGTCAAATTCAAAGAAATTTATGACGAATTTAGCAGATGAACTCAATAAGGAATTTAGAAAAAAAATTAATAAAGAATATCAAAAAAAGAGTGAATTTATTAAAGATAGATTAATACTATATATAGAGAAGCAAAAAAAAATAAGCAAAGTAGAAGAGTTAAAAAAAGGATATATAGAAATGGCACAAATTAACTTATGCTTAAGTGAAGTGGGCTTTGTAGAGGATATGTCACAGTTAAAAGAATATGAAGCCAAGCTTGCGGAGAGTGATTTGCCTGATGACAATGATAGTGAAAAGAGGAGATATATTTTATGCTGATTTAAGCCCGGTTGTAGGCTCAGAACAGGGTGGAATAAGACCAGTTCTTATTATTCAAAATAATGTAGGAAATAAATATAGTCCTACAGTTATTGTTTCTGCTATAACATCGCAGATAAATAAAGCAAAACTTCCAACTCATGTAGAGATATCTTCAGAAGAATATGGTCTGAATAAGGATTCAGTTGTTTTACTAGAACAGATTAGAACCTTAGATAAAAAAAGGTTAAAAGAAAAGATTGGTCATATGTCTGAGAAAGATATGAGGAAGGTAGATGAAGCACTTCTAATAAGTGTTGGTTTATAGGAAAAAAGGGCATAATTGCCCTTTTTTATATTTTAATTAGTGTATTTTTTCATATAAATTGATATAATAAATAAAGAAAAGATAGGGAGGCGTTAGAAATGGTAAAAGATATACAGAACTTAGAAGGCGTAGCTAAGCAAATAAGAAGAGATATAGTAACCATGCTAACTGAATCTGAATCAGGTCACCCAGGTGGTTCACTTTCAGCAGTTGAAATTTTAACAACTTTATATTTTAACGAAATGAATGTAAATGTTGAAGATGTACATAATCCAGATAGAGATAGATTTGTACTTTCAAAAGGGCATGCAGCTCCTGTTTTATATAGTACATTAGCAAGAAAAGGATTCTTTGATCCAAATGAGTTAATGAAATTAAGAAAGATGGGTGCAATGCTTCAGGGACATCCTAATATGAACTATGTCCCAGGCGTAGATATGTCAACTGGATCTTTAGGTCAAGGAATATCTACAGCTGTGGGAATGGCTATAGCAGGTAAAATAGACAAAAAAGATTATAGAGTATATGCACTTCTAGGAGATGGAGAATTAGAAGAAGGTCAAGTTTGGGAAGCATCTATGTGTGCAGCTCATTATAAGTTAGACAATTTAACAGCTTTTATAGACAATAACGGATTACAAATAGATGGAAAATGTGAAGATGTAATGAATCCTGGTCCTATAAGTGAAAAATTCAGGGCTTTTGGATGGCATGTAATAGATGCAGACGGTCATGATTTTGAAGCTTTAATAAATGCCATTGAAGAAGCTAAAAATACAAAAGGAAAACCAACAATGGTAGTATGTAAGACAATTAAAGGTAAGGGAGTATCATACATGGAAAATGAAGTAGGCTGGCATGGTTCTACACCTAGTAAAGAACAATGTGAAGAAGCTTTAAAGGAACTTGGGGGTGAAGAATAATGAGTAAAAAAATTGCTACTAGAGAAGCTTACGGTAAGGCATTAGCTAAGATAGGCCAAGAAAATCCTAATATAGTAGTACTGGATGCTGACTTATCAAAATCAACTAAAACAGCTGATTTTAAAAGTGTTTGTCCTGAAAGATTTGTAAATATAGGAATAGCAGAAGGAAATATGATGTCTGTTGCTGGCGGAATTGCATCTTGCGGAAAGACAGTATTTGCTAGTACTTTTGCAATATTTGCAGCAGGAAGAGCTTTTGAACAAATAAGAAATACCCTTTGTTATCCAAAATTAAATGTAAAAGTATGTGCAACACATGCTGGAATTACAGTAGGAGAAGATGGAGCTTCACATCAAGCTATAGAAGACTTAGCTTTAATGAGAAGTATACCAAATATGACTGTAATATCCCCAAGTGATGCAGTTGAAGCTGAGGCAGCAATAAAAGCTGTTTCAGAATATAAGGGACCATGTTATGTAAGACTTGGAAGAGCAGGAGTTTCTGTTATTAATGATAATGAAGAATATAAATTTGAAATAGGAAAAGCTGTAACTTTAAGAGATGGAAAAGACGCTGTAATATTTGCTACAGGAATAATGGTAGATGCTGCGCTTGAAGCATATAATCTTCTTGCTGAAGAAGGAATAAAAGTTAAAGTTGTTAATATACACACAATAAAACCAATAGATGTTGATGCTATTGTAAAAGCTGCAGAAGAAACGGGTGCAGCAGTTACAGCAGAAGAACATACTATAATGGGTGGATTAGGATCTGCTGTTTGTGAAACTTTAAGTGAAAATTATCCTATTCCGGTAGTAAGAGTTGGAATTAAAGATGTTTTTGGTGAAAGTGGTAAACCAGATCAGTTATTAAAAGCTTATGGATTAACTGCTGAAGACATAGTTAAGGCTGTTAAAAAGTCTATAGAACTTAAATAATTAAAATAAAAAAAGGAAGGAGAGTTATTTTTCTCCTTCCTTTTTTTTGTCTATTTAAATTATTATATAAAGTTTTGGATATATTCAATTATGCGTGGTAAAATAATCTTAATTGTATTAAGACTATAAAAATGTTATAAAGGGGGTATGCTTATGACTAAAAATGTAATTAAAGAATATTTTTGGATTACTATAGGTTTTTTAATAGTTGCATTTGGGATAAAGTTTTTTTTAGCACCTAATAAGATAGCTGGTGGTGGAGTAATGGGTATAGCTATAATAATAAAACATTATATTCCTAGCTTGTCAGTTGGAATTTTAATGTTAATAATGAATGCTATATCTTTTATAATAGGATTTATTATTATTGGGCCTAGCTTTGGTGCAAAAACAGTATACGCAAGTTTGGCTATGTCAGTAGCTATAGATATTATGGATAGATTAATGCCTCCGCCCACTCCAATTACTACAGATTTGTTTTTAGCAACGTTTTTTGGAACAGTAATATCAGGAATCGGTATGGGGATAGTATTTAACCAGAATTCATCTACAGGAGGAACAGATATAGCAGCAAAGATAATGAATAAATTTTTTCATATAGACATAGGTAAGTCACTTTTGATAGTTGATCTAGTTATAGCAGTAGCAGCAGGAATAATTTTTGAAGCAAATGTTGGAATGTATGCTATATTTTCTGTTATAGTGTTAGGATTTGTTATAGATATAGTTATTGAAGGATTAAATAAGTGTAAGTCAGTTATAATTATGAGTAGTAAAAGCAAAGATATAAATGAATACATAATACAAAATTTAGAAAGAGGATGTACTATTTTCCAAGCTAAAGGTGCATATAGTGGAAATGAAAGAGAAGTATTGTATACTGTAGTTGATAGAAGACAATTTATACTTTTAAAAAACTATATAAAAGAAATAGATCCTGCAGCTTTTATTACAGTTAATGAGGCTCATGAAGTTTTAGGAGAAGGATTTAAGGATATAATTGAAGATTAAAAAATATTTATGATTCATTAATTAAATTCTCATTAATATTATGTTATAATAAAAAAGGTAACAAAAATTTAACTTGGAATGGGAGAAAGTTGTAACATGATTGAATTTAAGAATACAACAAAAATATATGATAACAATGTTTTTGCGCTTTCTAATATAAATTTAGAAATAAATAGAGGAGAATTTG from Clostridium sp. MB40-C1 includes these protein-coding regions:
- the alr gene encoding alanine racemase, translating into MFKHLRPLWAEINLDNLAFNMQEIRKISKSKEIIGVVKADAYGHGAVDIAPVLLENGATRLAVAVISEGIELRREGIDCPIIILGFTAPSLIDDLLKYDIEQTVFSYEYAEQLSKIACEKHKIAKVHIAVDTGMGRIGFFPDKNSVEEIYKINNLSNICIEGIFSHFSTADEKDKEYTYSQLQKFNEFYKLLQDKGMNIKMRHIANSASIIDLPEAHFEAVRPGIILYGYYPSEEVNKEKINLKPVMELKANIAHIKSIAPGQYISYGRRFKSERESVIATLPVGYADGYARALFNKGKVILHGEFAGVIGSICMDQCMIDITDISSQVKVGDEVILMGRSDKIKFDADDLAKALETINYEVICAISKRVPRVYVKNGEVIKIRNYV
- a CDS encoding CopG family transcriptional regulator yields the protein MSNSKKFMTNLADELNKEFRKKINKEYQKKSEFIKDRLILYIEKQKKISKVEELKKGYIEMAQINLCLSEVGFVEDMSQLKEYEAKLAESDLPDDNDSEKRRYILC
- a CDS encoding type II toxin-antitoxin system PemK/MazF family toxin, translated to MTMIVKRGDIFYADLSPVVGSEQGGIRPVLIIQNNVGNKYSPTVIVSAITSQINKAKLPTHVEISSEEYGLNKDSVVLLEQIRTLDKKRLKEKIGHMSEKDMRKVDEALLISVGL
- a CDS encoding transketolase, encoding MVKDIQNLEGVAKQIRRDIVTMLTESESGHPGGSLSAVEILTTLYFNEMNVNVEDVHNPDRDRFVLSKGHAAPVLYSTLARKGFFDPNELMKLRKMGAMLQGHPNMNYVPGVDMSTGSLGQGISTAVGMAIAGKIDKKDYRVYALLGDGELEEGQVWEASMCAAHYKLDNLTAFIDNNGLQIDGKCEDVMNPGPISEKFRAFGWHVIDADGHDFEALINAIEEAKNTKGKPTMVVCKTIKGKGVSYMENEVGWHGSTPSKEQCEEALKELGGEE
- a CDS encoding transketolase family protein, yielding MSKKIATREAYGKALAKIGQENPNIVVLDADLSKSTKTADFKSVCPERFVNIGIAEGNMMSVAGGIASCGKTVFASTFAIFAAGRAFEQIRNTLCYPKLNVKVCATHAGITVGEDGASHQAIEDLALMRSIPNMTVISPSDAVEAEAAIKAVSEYKGPCYVRLGRAGVSVINDNEEYKFEIGKAVTLRDGKDAVIFATGIMVDAALEAYNLLAEEGIKVKVVNIHTIKPIDVDAIVKAAEETGAAVTAEEHTIMGGLGSAVCETLSENYPIPVVRVGIKDVFGESGKPDQLLKAYGLTAEDIVKAVKKSIELK
- a CDS encoding YitT family protein, with protein sequence MTKNVIKEYFWITIGFLIVAFGIKFFLAPNKIAGGGVMGIAIIIKHYIPSLSVGILMLIMNAISFIIGFIIIGPSFGAKTVYASLAMSVAIDIMDRLMPPPTPITTDLFLATFFGTVISGIGMGIVFNQNSSTGGTDIAAKIMNKFFHIDIGKSLLIVDLVIAVAAGIIFEANVGMYAIFSVIVLGFVIDIVIEGLNKCKSVIIMSSKSKDINEYIIQNLERGCTIFQAKGAYSGNEREVLYTVVDRRQFILLKNYIKEIDPAAFITVNEAHEVLGEGFKDIIED